A window from Bacillota bacterium encodes these proteins:
- the rnpA gene encoding ribonuclease P protein component: MPRSERLRKSRDFTKVFEHGESLPGRRVVVYYMENGLPFNRVGIAVSKRLGGAVERNRLKRVVKEAYRASEAALREGLDLVILPRSKAKTASFQEVREELFGLLSECGASGKDDCEK, from the coding sequence ATGCCAAGGAGCGAGCGGCTGCGCAAGAGCAGGGATTTTACTAAGGTTTTCGAACACGGGGAATCCCTTCCGGGCAGGCGGGTTGTGGTGTACTACATGGAGAACGGGCTGCCGTTCAACCGCGTCGGGATCGCTGTGAGCAAGCGTCTTGGCGGGGCAGTCGAGCGGAACCGCCTGAAAAGGGTCGTGAAAGAAGCTTATCGGGCGAGCGAGGCGGCACTTCGAGAGGGCCTGGACCTTGTGATACTACCCAGGTCGAAAGCGAAGACCGCCTCTTTTCAAGAGGTAAGGGAGGAGCTTTTCGGGCTTCTTTCAGAGTGCGGGGCCTCCGGAAAGGACGACTGTGAAAAGTGA
- the rpmH gene encoding 50S ribosomal protein L34, whose protein sequence is MKRTYQPKVRRRSKVHGFMQRMATRGGRLVLKRRRAKGRKRLSA, encoded by the coding sequence ATGAAACGGACTTACCAGCCGAAGGTTAGGCGGCGTAGCAAGGTTCATGGTTTCATGCAGAGGATGGCGACGAGGGGCGGGCGCCTGGTGCTCAAGAGGAGGCGCGCCAAGGGAAGAAAGCGCCTGTCTGCATGA
- a CDS encoding ATP-binding protein: MQLGQNYRVHSSPQTYSQPVDNSVGNLLMFWVTTAQGFRRFPKSFVDIANGQLHGLSVVETPLWTQPTLSTTSVDKLWTTYGFPVRVPSPQSFSHLWKTLWKTLNEGRAVPSMAGVFSRLFRKGSRDRLANRSLPTDHLAQRGKQGEREVRIAVYDSLSTVPRIVDVRGRDCAELLNELASKTYSFAHEKGGRLPYVAIKEIVENLLHADFQDAVISVLPDGNTIRVSDQGPGIIEKEKAFLPGFTTATTEMRKIIRGVGSGLPIVRDSMRAIGGSVSIEDNLKRGCVVTLSSLSTSDDTPARVSSGVSEKPSGGEKAPGHAFHPPHPEGFRDLWKAAGDTENSFTEMDREKGVLEKLDEVLSERQRKVFRVLAEKGEAGPSTIVKELEISLSTAYRDLVSLEEHGLVEPADGSGKRRLTPRGMTYLARLAR, encoded by the coding sequence ATGCAGCTTGGTCAGAACTATAGAGTTCACAGTTCCCCACAGACTTATTCACAGCCTGTGGATAACTCTGTGGGTAACCTGTTGATGTTTTGGGTCACGACGGCACAAGGCTTTCGCCGCTTTCCGAAATCCTTTGTGGATATCGCGAACGGCCAGTTACACGGCCTTTCAGTTGTGGAAACCCCTCTCTGGACTCAGCCGACGTTATCCACAACTTCTGTGGATAAGTTGTGGACAACCTATGGATTTCCTGTGCGTGTTCCTTCTCCGCAGAGTTTTTCACACCTGTGGAAAACTCTGTGGAAAACTCTGAACGAAGGGCGGGCCGTACCCAGCATGGCAGGTGTCTTTTCTCGTCTCTTTCGAAAAGGCTCCCGCGATCGCCTCGCCAATCGCTCCCTTCCCACGGATCACCTCGCCCAGCGTGGAAAGCAGGGAGAGCGTGAGGTTCGAATAGCTGTGTACGACTCTCTCAGCACAGTGCCGCGAATAGTTGATGTCAGAGGCAGGGACTGTGCCGAGCTCCTGAACGAGCTTGCGTCAAAGACGTACTCCTTCGCTCATGAAAAGGGAGGAAGGCTTCCGTACGTGGCCATCAAGGAGATCGTTGAGAACCTCCTCCACGCCGACTTCCAGGACGCCGTTATAAGCGTCCTTCCGGACGGCAATACTATAAGGGTCTCAGACCAGGGGCCTGGGATAATCGAGAAAGAGAAGGCATTCCTCCCAGGTTTCACTACAGCCACCACAGAGATGCGGAAGATCATTCGCGGGGTCGGCTCGGGGCTTCCGATCGTCCGCGACTCAATGCGCGCCATCGGAGGATCGGTTTCCATCGAGGACAATCTCAAACGCGGGTGCGTGGTTACGCTTTCATCGCTTTCCACTTCGGACGACACGCCCGCCCGGGTTTCCTCGGGAGTTTCCGAGAAGCCTTCCGGCGGCGAGAAAGCTCCCGGTCATGCTTTCCATCCACCGCATCCTGAGGGTTTTCGCGATTTGTGGAAGGCCGCTGGAGACACTGAAAACTCTTTCACCGAGATGGATCGGGAGAAAGGCGTTCTTGAGAAGCTGGATGAGGTCCTTTCGGAGCGTCAGCGAAAAGTGTTTCGCGTCCTGGCAGAGAAGGGTGAGGCGGGACCATCAACTATCGTGAAGGAGCTCGAGATAAGCCTCAGCACTGCCTACCGCGACCTCGTCTCGCTCGAGGAGCATGGACTCGTCGAGCCTGCCGACGGGAGTGGAAAACGCCGCCTGACTCCGCGGGGTATGACGTACCTCGCCCGCCTCGCGAGATGA
- the dnaA gene encoding chromosomal replication initiator protein DnaA: MLERADTLWTKVLDVMEGQMPKPSFETWLRGTEGIAIDGNTLIVRTLHDIGRKFLSDNYRQPIRQTLKALTELDLDVSFVCSAPSEKAGDPGPDDSAHSGPLVGDDLYTTRLNPKYTFETFVVGNSNRFAHAACLAVAEAPGRAYNPLFIYGGVGLGKTHLMQAIGHFVLQHSPSTRVVYAPCEKFTNDLINAIRDDKTVEFRERYRNVDVLLIDDVQFLAQKERTQEEFFHTFNTLHEAGKQIVISSDRPPKEIPTLEDRLRSRFEWGLISDIQAPDLETRIAILKKKAQLEQLDMPLEVLAYIANQIRSNIRELEGALTRVAAHCSIHNRPLTVATAAECLKDMIPSERPKQVSIYHIQQAVAEFYQIPTDDMKAKKRTRTISYPRQVAMYLCRELTEESLPTIGVAFGGRDHTTVLHACSKIRADMEEDEALAGAIRTIIARLKEMT; this comes from the coding sequence ATGCTTGAGCGTGCGGATACTCTTTGGACCAAGGTCCTCGACGTAATGGAGGGGCAGATGCCAAAGCCGAGTTTCGAGACGTGGCTGCGAGGCACGGAGGGGATCGCGATCGACGGCAACACCCTCATCGTACGCACCCTGCACGACATTGGTCGGAAGTTCTTAAGCGACAACTACCGGCAGCCCATTCGTCAGACTCTCAAGGCCCTCACGGAGCTGGACCTGGATGTGTCCTTCGTGTGCTCCGCCCCATCGGAGAAGGCGGGGGATCCTGGACCGGACGACTCGGCGCACAGCGGGCCGCTAGTGGGAGACGACCTGTACACGACCCGGCTCAACCCCAAGTACACTTTTGAGACTTTCGTAGTGGGAAACAGCAACAGATTTGCCCACGCGGCGTGCCTCGCCGTCGCCGAGGCCCCAGGAAGGGCGTACAACCCACTCTTCATCTATGGGGGCGTGGGGCTCGGGAAGACCCACTTAATGCAGGCAATAGGGCACTTTGTGCTTCAGCACAGCCCGTCCACTCGTGTGGTGTACGCGCCTTGCGAAAAGTTCACGAACGACCTCATAAACGCGATCCGTGATGACAAGACGGTGGAATTCCGGGAGCGATATCGAAACGTGGACGTCCTCCTCATCGACGACGTCCAGTTCCTGGCGCAAAAGGAGCGCACCCAGGAGGAGTTCTTCCACACTTTCAACACCCTCCACGAGGCCGGCAAGCAGATCGTGATATCCAGCGATCGTCCGCCAAAGGAGATCCCAACGCTTGAAGACAGATTAAGGTCGCGCTTCGAATGGGGACTCATATCCGACATCCAGGCACCCGACCTCGAGACACGCATAGCCATCCTCAAGAAAAAAGCTCAGCTCGAGCAGCTCGACATGCCTCTCGAGGTGCTTGCGTACATCGCAAATCAAATTCGCTCCAACATACGTGAGCTCGAGGGCGCTCTCACTCGAGTGGCGGCTCACTGCTCCATACACAACCGCCCGCTCACCGTGGCGACCGCGGCGGAGTGTCTGAAGGACATGATTCCTTCAGAGAGACCCAAACAGGTTTCGATCTACCACATCCAGCAGGCTGTGGCGGAGTTTTACCAGATCCCCACCGATGACATGAAGGCAAAGAAGCGAACGAGAACGATCTCGTACCCCCGCCAGGTAGCCATGTATTTGTGCCGCGAGCTCACTGAGGAGTCGCTTCCCACGATCGGCGTTGCCTTCGGCGGGCGGGACCATACCACCGTCCTCCACGCATGCTCTAAGATACGCGCGGACATGGAGGAGGATGAAGCTCTCGCAGGCGCCATTCGCACGATCATCGCACGGCTGAAGGAGATGACTTGA
- the dnaN gene encoding DNA polymerase III subunit beta: MDRLETLSQTGMDTESAMDTAMDSPVQVSCERDDLAAAAAMVQRAVSSRTTLPILSGVLIETTPEGLRLVGTDLELSVETFLAVSATGHAAVVLPARYFGEIVRHLPEREVRIEFDAGRRIATISSGKAVYSINSMEAAEFPLFPQVEGNVWWKVQGKDLAEFVRQTAFAAATDENRPFLTGVLMVFGGNEARLAATDTFRLALRKVTLDGGTDVSTAVGSGQMIVPARALSEVARIIQNESGEVEVSASQNQVAFKCRKTTIVSRLIDGQFPNYDRVIPKMWKTRMVVERLRLLEAVERVAVLGKDEFGTVKLGYGGDTLTISANAPDVGMAFEEVAVRTVEGETGETALRARYLLDALRVVADEELIVEVTGAVSPIVLRQARAEGTDYLYLIMPVTVN; encoded by the coding sequence ATGGATAGGCTTGAGACACTCAGCCAGACAGGCATGGACACTGAAAGTGCGATGGATACGGCGATGGATTCGCCGGTTCAAGTCTCGTGCGAGCGAGACGATCTGGCCGCCGCCGCTGCCATGGTACAGCGAGCAGTGTCGTCGCGGACGACCCTTCCGATCCTTTCCGGCGTTCTGATCGAGACTACACCGGAGGGCCTTCGCCTGGTTGGAACTGATCTTGAACTGTCAGTGGAGACGTTCCTTGCTGTAAGCGCTACGGGGCACGCCGCAGTGGTGCTTCCCGCCAGGTACTTTGGCGAGATAGTGAGGCATCTACCCGAGAGGGAGGTAAGGATCGAGTTTGACGCGGGAAGGCGGATCGCGACCATCTCCAGCGGAAAGGCGGTTTACAGCATCAACTCAATGGAGGCCGCCGAATTCCCACTCTTCCCGCAAGTGGAGGGCAACGTCTGGTGGAAGGTTCAGGGGAAGGACCTTGCCGAGTTCGTGAGGCAGACTGCGTTCGCCGCGGCCACCGATGAGAACCGCCCATTTCTCACAGGGGTCCTGATGGTCTTCGGAGGAAACGAGGCGAGGCTCGCTGCCACGGACACGTTCAGGCTAGCGCTGCGAAAGGTCACGCTCGACGGGGGGACCGACGTGTCCACCGCAGTCGGGTCCGGTCAGATGATAGTCCCGGCCAGGGCGCTCAGCGAAGTGGCGAGGATAATCCAGAACGAGAGCGGCGAAGTGGAGGTGTCCGCCTCACAGAACCAGGTGGCCTTCAAGTGCCGCAAGACGACCATAGTAAGCCGGCTCATAGACGGGCAGTTCCCCAACTACGACCGAGTAATACCTAAAATGTGGAAGACACGCATGGTCGTGGAAAGGCTCAGGTTACTCGAGGCGGTCGAGCGCGTAGCCGTCCTAGGAAAGGATGAGTTCGGCACGGTCAAGCTGGGATATGGGGGAGATACTCTCACTATAAGCGCCAACGCTCCCGACGTCGGGATGGCCTTCGAGGAAGTAGCGGTGAGGACGGTCGAGGGAGAGACTGGAGAGACTGCTCTTCGTGCCCGGTACCTGCTTGACGCGCTACGGGTGGTGGCGGACGAAGAGCTCATCGTCGAAGTGACGGGCGCCGTGAGCCCGATTGTTCTCAGGCAGGCCCGAGCGGAAGGCACGGACTACCTCTACCTGATAATGCCGGTGACGGTAAACTGA
- a CDS encoding RNA-binding S4 domain-containing protein — protein sequence MRVKITSSDIRLDQFLKWAGVASTGGQAKALVQEGRVQVNGQPELRRGRKLHPGDVVAVTSPAGASAARVEAGNGKDREPQSFEVAGDTGDGG from the coding sequence ATGAGAGTGAAAATCACGAGCTCGGACATAAGGCTCGACCAGTTTCTCAAATGGGCTGGAGTCGCATCCACCGGCGGGCAAGCCAAGGCGCTTGTCCAGGAGGGACGGGTGCAAGTGAACGGCCAACCTGAGCTGCGCCGGGGCAGGAAGCTTCATCCCGGCGACGTTGTTGCCGTGACGTCTCCGGCAGGGGCGAGCGCGGCTCGAGTCGAAGCCGGCAACGGCAAAGACCGAGAGCCGCAGTCCTTCGAGGTCGCGGGGGATACCGGCGATGGTGGTTGA
- the recF gene encoding DNA replication/repair protein RecF: protein MVVEKLKLRHFRNYGLAELEPVPGKNVLSGDNGQGKTNILEALYLCGTGSSYRTSRDADLISWGESAFYAACRFLRRSEPLLVEVRCSREAGKTVKLNGIPQDASVEGIGAANVVVFGPDDLRMIKGGPVERRRFLDTEIGAVSDAYRRNLSAYRRILAQRNALLKQARYESLPPSRRDCALEAWDEQLAAAGARLMLKRAEAVRKLSLLAKVAHRHISPNGAFEMVYRPSFNPGIASTAATRGDDAEALRKLEESFRRELERARPEELMRSVTLVGPHRDEVSFLVDGVDMRVFGSQGQQRSVLLSVRLGELEFVKSEVGEEAILLLDDVSSELDPGKRARLWEYLDDRVQTIITTTDERLLGDTGGPAKRFRVDAGRVEEVN from the coding sequence ATGGTGGTTGAGAAGCTGAAGCTCAGGCATTTCAGAAACTACGGCCTCGCCGAGCTCGAGCCGGTGCCTGGCAAGAACGTGCTTTCGGGTGACAACGGCCAGGGCAAGACGAATATCCTGGAGGCCTTGTACCTGTGCGGGACCGGTTCGTCCTACCGAACATCCCGCGATGCCGACCTCATCTCTTGGGGAGAGAGCGCCTTCTACGCGGCGTGTCGGTTCCTTCGACGCAGCGAGCCGCTTCTCGTCGAGGTGAGATGCTCAAGAGAAGCGGGAAAGACCGTGAAGCTCAACGGGATCCCCCAGGACGCGTCAGTCGAGGGCATTGGCGCCGCCAATGTAGTCGTTTTCGGCCCCGACGACCTCCGCATGATAAAGGGTGGACCCGTGGAGCGACGGCGTTTTCTCGACACGGAGATAGGGGCCGTGAGTGACGCGTACCGGCGCAACCTTTCCGCATACCGAAGAATCCTGGCTCAGAGGAACGCCCTTCTCAAGCAAGCGCGTTACGAATCTCTTCCTCCCTCGAGGCGCGACTGCGCCCTCGAAGCATGGGACGAGCAACTTGCGGCCGCGGGGGCGCGCCTGATGCTCAAGAGGGCGGAGGCAGTAAGGAAACTATCTCTACTTGCGAAGGTCGCGCACCGCCACATCTCCCCGAACGGGGCGTTCGAGATGGTGTACCGGCCGTCTTTCAACCCTGGCATTGCGTCGACCGCTGCGACGCGGGGCGATGACGCCGAGGCCCTGCGCAAGTTGGAAGAGTCTTTTCGGCGGGAACTCGAGAGGGCCCGCCCTGAAGAGCTGATGAGAAGCGTGACCCTGGTTGGCCCCCACAGGGACGAGGTCAGCTTCTTAGTGGACGGTGTGGACATGAGGGTGTTCGGCTCTCAGGGACAGCAACGTTCCGTTCTCCTTTCCGTCAGACTGGGAGAGCTAGAGTTCGTCAAGAGCGAGGTGGGCGAAGAGGCCATCCTCCTACTGGACGACGTTTCGAGCGAGCTAGACCCCGGAAAGAGGGCGCGGCTTTGGGAGTACCTCGACGACCGGGTGCAGACGATCATTACGACCACCGACGAGAGGCTTCTTGGCGACACGGGCGGCCCTGCGAAGCGCTTTAGAGTGGACGCGGGGCGTGTGGAAGAGGTGAACTAG
- a CDS encoding DUF721 domain-containing protein has protein sequence MVRLREALDGGLRRLGVLRRARRARAVDLWAEVVGPTAARASRATRCRDGVLFVVVESSVWANELSLLKADIVKKLNKLLGKGTIVDVRFHTRGSINAGNRDSRAGEHPGRKGGETTVGQTASRARRGLSRSEMEEISVLSATIADPEVRAAFARAALAARLTDGARCGGTDSAWTERTSTEERTRS, from the coding sequence GTGGTCCGGCTGCGGGAAGCGCTCGACGGAGGTCTCAGGCGGCTTGGAGTGCTGCGGCGGGCGAGAAGGGCGCGCGCGGTCGATCTCTGGGCCGAAGTTGTCGGACCCACGGCAGCGAGGGCATCCAGGGCGACCCGCTGCAGGGACGGGGTTCTCTTCGTGGTGGTAGAGAGCTCCGTCTGGGCCAACGAGCTCTCCCTTCTGAAAGCGGACATCGTCAAGAAGCTCAATAAGCTCCTCGGAAAAGGCACGATAGTGGATGTTAGATTCCATACCAGGGGATCTATCAACGCTGGGAACAGGGACAGCCGCGCGGGGGAGCATCCTGGGCGAAAGGGCGGCGAGACCACGGTCGGGCAGACCGCCTCACGAGCGCGGCGAGGACTAAGCCGCAGCGAGATGGAAGAGATCAGCGTTCTCTCTGCGACTATTGCCGATCCCGAGGTCAGGGCGGCGTTCGCCCGGGCCGCTTTGGCCGCCAGGTTAACCGACGGTGCGAGGTGTGGCGGAACCGACTCGGCATGGACCGAGCGAACGAGCACCGAGGAACGGACAAGGAGCTGA
- a CDS encoding DUF370 domain-containing protein has product MFVHIGGQVSVALQDVVALLDPKLVKKSQLHEGFPSRTHEGRGPGMVCVNGDGLEYGQEPRCVVVTSSAVYLSPISLATLRRRLEVATGGVEGAGALSPAAPNARAAQATPGPGSRR; this is encoded by the coding sequence TTGTTCGTACATATCGGAGGGCAGGTGAGCGTGGCTCTGCAGGATGTCGTGGCCTTGCTCGACCCAAAGCTGGTCAAGAAGTCTCAGCTTCACGAGGGGTTCCCTTCACGAACTCACGAAGGGCGAGGCCCTGGAATGGTCTGTGTGAATGGAGATGGCCTCGAGTACGGGCAAGAGCCGAGGTGCGTGGTCGTCACGTCCTCCGCCGTGTACCTATCTCCTATATCCCTTGCGACGTTGCGCAGGCGCCTGGAGGTCGCGACGGGTGGCGTCGAGGGTGCGGGCGCGTTATCCCCGGCCGCCCCGAACGCTCGAGCCGCCCAGGCTACCCCGGGACCCGGCTCCCGACGTTGA
- the gyrB gene encoding DNA topoisomerase (ATP-hydrolyzing) subunit B yields MDKTVVDAPYGAEQIQVLEGLEAVRKRPSMYIGSTGVRGLHQLAYEVVDNSIDEALAGYCDAIDVTIKKDGSLRVADNGRGIPVDIHPKTGRPAVEVVLTVLHAGGKFGGGAYRVSGGLHGVGVSVVNALSEWLEVEVRSGGKIHRQRYQRGKPVTDLEVKGTTDATGTTITFLPDRKIFETTEFSFDTLSHRLRELAFLSRGVRITLADEREGKRVEFQYDGGIVSFVEHLNKNRDPIHPDIFYVARDVGDAFVEVSFQYNDGYVDNTFSFANFINTTEGGTHLSGFRSALTRTINDYARKVGMLKENEENLTGDDVREGLTAVISVKLLSPQFEGQTKTKLGNTEIRGIVDSVVAEALAEFFEEKPATARAIVDKCLSAARAREAARKAKELTRRKTALEVSSLPGKLADCSLREPDLCELFLVEGESAGGSAKQGRDRRFQAIMPLRGKILNVEKARLDKILANEEIRAMITALGTGVGDDFDPSKLRYRKVVAMTDADVDGAHIRTLLLTFFYRYMRPLIENGNVYIAQPPLFRVRQGKKDYYAYSERELEAILKNVGRQGVTVQRYKGLGEMNAEQLWETTMNPETRTILQVSLEDAMAADEIFTTLMGDKVEPRREFIQQHAKEVTDLDI; encoded by the coding sequence ATGGACAAGACCGTCGTCGACGCGCCTTACGGAGCCGAACAGATCCAGGTGCTCGAGGGTCTCGAGGCGGTAAGGAAGAGGCCGAGCATGTACATCGGAAGCACGGGCGTGCGAGGCCTTCATCAGCTTGCGTACGAGGTCGTGGACAACTCGATCGACGAGGCACTCGCGGGTTACTGCGACGCCATAGACGTGACCATCAAGAAGGATGGGTCTCTGCGAGTCGCGGACAACGGAAGAGGCATCCCCGTCGACATTCATCCCAAGACTGGAAGGCCCGCCGTGGAGGTAGTCCTCACGGTGCTGCACGCTGGCGGGAAGTTCGGAGGCGGCGCGTACAGGGTATCCGGCGGACTTCACGGGGTGGGCGTGTCCGTGGTGAACGCCCTTTCAGAGTGGCTCGAGGTTGAGGTAAGGTCCGGAGGGAAGATACATCGTCAGCGCTACCAGCGGGGAAAACCCGTGACCGACCTCGAGGTCAAAGGGACCACCGACGCGACCGGCACGACCATCACTTTCCTACCGGATCGAAAGATCTTCGAGACCACGGAGTTCAGCTTCGACACGCTCAGCCACCGTCTGCGGGAGCTCGCCTTCCTAAGCCGCGGCGTGAGGATAACCCTCGCTGACGAGCGCGAAGGGAAGCGCGTGGAGTTCCAGTATGATGGGGGAATCGTATCCTTCGTCGAGCATCTGAACAAGAACAGGGACCCGATCCATCCCGACATCTTCTACGTGGCGCGCGACGTCGGCGACGCTTTTGTCGAGGTCTCCTTTCAGTACAACGACGGGTATGTAGACAACACGTTCTCCTTCGCCAACTTCATAAACACCACGGAGGGCGGCACGCATCTCAGCGGCTTTCGTTCGGCGCTAACGCGCACTATCAATGACTACGCCAGGAAAGTCGGGATGCTGAAAGAGAACGAGGAGAACCTCACAGGTGATGACGTGAGGGAGGGGCTTACCGCCGTCATCAGCGTGAAGCTCCTCTCCCCCCAGTTTGAGGGGCAGACCAAGACCAAACTTGGCAACACCGAGATCCGAGGGATTGTAGACTCGGTGGTCGCGGAGGCGCTCGCGGAGTTCTTCGAGGAGAAGCCGGCTACAGCGCGCGCCATCGTGGACAAGTGCCTCTCCGCGGCACGTGCCAGGGAAGCTGCACGAAAGGCGAAGGAACTGACCCGCCGAAAGACGGCACTCGAGGTGTCGTCGCTTCCTGGGAAGCTCGCCGACTGCTCCCTGCGGGAACCGGACTTGTGCGAGCTCTTCCTGGTCGAGGGGGAATCCGCGGGAGGCAGCGCCAAGCAAGGGCGAGACAGGCGCTTCCAGGCAATCATGCCTTTGCGTGGCAAGATACTCAACGTTGAGAAGGCGCGGCTCGACAAGATTCTCGCCAACGAGGAGATTCGCGCGATGATAACGGCGCTCGGGACGGGTGTCGGCGACGACTTCGACCCGTCCAAGCTGCGCTACCGTAAGGTCGTGGCGATGACCGATGCCGATGTGGACGGAGCTCACATTCGGACTCTGCTTCTCACGTTCTTCTATCGATACATGAGGCCGCTCATCGAGAATGGCAACGTGTACATCGCCCAGCCTCCTCTCTTCCGGGTGAGGCAAGGCAAGAAGGATTACTACGCGTACAGCGAGAGAGAGCTCGAGGCGATCCTGAAGAACGTGGGCCGTCAGGGAGTGACCGTGCAGCGGTACAAGGGTCTTGGCGAGATGAACGCCGAGCAGCTCTGGGAAACCACGATGAATCCCGAGACCCGCACTATCCTGCAGGTGTCCCTCGAGGACGCCATGGCGGCGGACGAGATCTTCACGACCCTCATGGGGGACAAGGTCGAGCCGCGCCGGGAATTCATCCAGCAACACGCGAAGGAAGTAACGGATCTCGACATTTAG